A single region of the Massilia sp. erpn genome encodes:
- a CDS encoding S41 family peptidase, translating to MNVSRLFAGLMMAAGLASAGTALAADAYLRFPAIRGDAVVFTAEGDLWKASARGGQAQRLTTHAGAETNAAISHDGKWVAFIAAYEGGQDAYVMPIDGGLPKRISFESASVTVLGWSAQGEVLLSTLNSTGPNAHRVIAAVNPGSLARRVFPVADANDAVLDDAGKTLFFTRFGLGLTGDNAKNYRGGAHAQLWRFDLAGQKEAEALFAGDAGNNQRPMWWQGRLYFISDRSGSHNLWTARADGSDARQLTLHKEWDVRAAALGDGRIVYQLGADLHVLDLAQNSDQQLKISLVSDFDQQRTRQIRSPLDNLSNVQLSSKDERIVLTARGRVSIAGTGSQRRVEIAIPEGARARDAVFSHDDKWVYAIVDTTGENEIWKFAADGSGHGEQLTKDGNNHRWALYPSPDGKWLAHTDKLGRFWLLNLASKANVVIDDAGKSGVDQHDGVVWASDSRNLATVRAGSDEQRDQIGLYNLDAQRMVFVTSDRFNSDSPVFSPDGKWLYFLSARNFQLANGAPWGDRNMGPVFDKRTGIFALALQPGNRFPFKPDDELSKAAAKPAESPEEKAAEKAVEKAAEKAAEKAPAKAAKPGHPPIVYEGLAQRLFEVPLAAGNYRKLALDDKRLYFLERESDGKSALKTLSIGRNGPQPEVFAPNVRDYDLSSDMKRVYYRTQAANGPGDMLIVDAGAKQPNDVSKAKVKVDDWALISNPRLEWKQMFGDAWRMHRDFLYDAKMRGVDWNAVRAKYSPLVERVTDRAELNDLLGMMVSEVGALHSQVRPGDIRKPAPEGNPAGLGAVLSRVADGYRVDHIYRAEPELPSELGPLAQPDVNVAEGDIITSVNGKSVLEVRDIADLLLNQAERQVLLQVKSAKGPARAVIVTPVPLMKQAALRYSDWEQGRARQVESASKGRIGYLHLRAMGPRDIASFARDFYANINRDGLIIDVRRNQGGNIDSWIIEKLLRKAWAFWASPVSKPSTNMQSTFRGHLVVLVDELTYSDGETFAAGVKALKLGPLVGKRTAGAGVWLSDRNGLADNGMVRAAENGQFGMDGQWLIEGVGVAPDVEVENPPHATFKGQDRQLEVAIDLLQKKLKEQPVPPLRPQQIPALNAGQPAAAVAPTAVAPVSGNWR from the coding sequence ATGAATGTTTCTCGTCTTTTTGCCGGCCTGATGATGGCGGCTGGTTTGGCCTCGGCCGGTACTGCGCTGGCGGCCGATGCGTATTTGCGTTTTCCCGCGATTCGCGGCGATGCCGTGGTGTTCACGGCCGAAGGGGATCTGTGGAAGGCCAGCGCGCGCGGTGGACAGGCGCAGCGTCTGACCACGCATGCGGGCGCGGAGACCAATGCCGCCATCTCGCACGACGGCAAGTGGGTGGCCTTCATCGCCGCCTACGAGGGCGGACAGGATGCCTATGTGATGCCGATCGATGGCGGCCTGCCGAAGCGCATTTCCTTCGAGAGCGCCTCGGTTACGGTGCTGGGCTGGTCGGCTCAGGGCGAGGTGCTGTTGAGCACTTTGAATTCGACCGGGCCGAATGCGCACCGCGTCATCGCGGCCGTCAATCCGGGCAGTCTGGCGCGCCGCGTGTTCCCGGTGGCCGATGCCAACGATGCGGTGCTGGACGATGCGGGCAAGACCTTGTTCTTCACGCGCTTTGGCCTGGGCCTGACTGGCGACAACGCGAAGAATTACCGCGGCGGCGCGCATGCCCAGTTGTGGCGCTTCGACCTGGCAGGACAGAAGGAGGCGGAAGCGCTGTTTGCCGGCGATGCGGGCAACAACCAGCGTCCAATGTGGTGGCAGGGCCGCCTCTACTTCATCAGCGACCGCAGTGGCTCGCATAATCTGTGGACCGCGCGCGCCGACGGCAGCGATGCGCGCCAGCTCACCCTGCATAAGGAATGGGATGTGCGCGCCGCCGCGCTGGGCGATGGCAGGATCGTTTATCAGCTGGGCGCCGACCTGCACGTGCTGGATCTGGCGCAGAACAGCGACCAGCAGTTGAAGATCAGTCTCGTCTCCGATTTCGATCAGCAGCGTACGCGTCAAATCCGTTCGCCGCTGGATAATCTGAGCAATGTGCAGCTGTCCTCGAAGGATGAGCGCATCGTGCTGACCGCGCGCGGCCGCGTCAGCATCGCCGGCACCGGCAGCCAGCGCCGCGTGGAGATTGCGATTCCCGAAGGCGCGCGCGCCCGCGACGCGGTCTTCAGCCACGATGACAAATGGGTGTATGCGATTGTCGACACCACCGGCGAAAACGAGATCTGGAAATTCGCCGCCGACGGTTCCGGCCACGGCGAGCAGCTGACCAAGGACGGCAACAACCACCGCTGGGCCTTGTATCCTTCGCCCGATGGCAAATGGCTGGCGCACACCGATAAGCTGGGCCGCTTCTGGCTGCTGAACCTTGCGAGCAAGGCCAATGTGGTGATCGACGACGCCGGCAAATCCGGCGTGGACCAGCATGACGGCGTGGTCTGGGCTTCCGACAGCCGCAACCTCGCCACCGTGCGCGCCGGCAGCGACGAGCAGCGCGACCAGATCGGCTTATACAATCTGGATGCGCAGCGCATGGTCTTCGTTACCAGCGACCGTTTCAATTCCGATTCGCCCGTGTTCTCGCCCGATGGCAAATGGCTGTACTTCCTTTCGGCCCGCAATTTCCAGCTGGCGAATGGCGCACCCTGGGGCGACCGCAATATGGGGCCGGTGTTCGACAAGCGTACCGGCATCTTCGCCCTGGCTCTGCAACCGGGTAACCGCTTCCCCTTCAAACCGGACGATGAACTGAGCAAGGCTGCTGCCAAGCCGGCCGAAAGCCCGGAGGAGAAGGCGGCTGAAAAAGCTGTGGAAAAAGCGGCGGAGAAGGCTGCCGAGAAAGCGCCCGCGAAAGCGGCGAAACCTGGCCACCCTCCGATCGTCTACGAAGGCCTGGCGCAGCGCCTGTTCGAAGTGCCGCTGGCAGCGGGCAATTACCGCAAGCTGGCGTTGGACGATAAGCGTCTCTACTTCCTCGAACGCGAAAGCGATGGCAAGAGCGCGTTGAAAACTCTGAGCATCGGCCGCAACGGCCCGCAGCCGGAAGTGTTTGCGCCGAATGTGCGCGACTACGACCTGTCCAGCGATATGAAGCGCGTCTACTACCGTACCCAGGCCGCGAATGGTCCTGGCGATATGCTGATCGTGGATGCGGGCGCGAAGCAGCCCAATGATGTGAGCAAGGCCAAGGTGAAGGTGGATGACTGGGCGCTGATTTCTAATCCTCGCCTGGAGTGGAAGCAGATGTTCGGCGACGCCTGGCGCATGCACCGCGACTTCCTGTACGACGCCAAGATGCGCGGCGTGGACTGGAATGCGGTGCGCGCCAAGTACTCGCCATTGGTCGAGCGCGTGACCGACCGCGCGGAGTTGAACGACCTGCTGGGCATGATGGTGTCCGAAGTCGGCGCGCTGCATTCGCAGGTGCGTCCCGGCGACATTCGCAAGCCCGCGCCGGAAGGCAATCCCGCTGGCTTAGGCGCGGTGTTGTCGCGCGTGGCGGATGGCTACCGTGTCGATCATATCTATCGCGCCGAGCCTGAGCTGCCGTCCGAACTGGGGCCGCTGGCCCAGCCTGACGTGAATGTGGCGGAAGGCGACATCATCACCTCGGTCAACGGCAAGTCGGTACTGGAGGTGCGCGATATCGCCGACCTGCTGCTGAACCAGGCCGAGCGCCAGGTGCTGCTGCAGGTGAAATCGGCGAAAGGCCCTGCGCGTGCCGTGATCGTCACGCCGGTGCCGCTGATGAAGCAGGCGGCGCTGCGCTACAGCGATTGGGAGCAGGGCAGGGCGCGCCAGGTGGAGTCCGCATCGAAAGGCCGCATCGGCTACCTGCATCTGCGCGCGATGGGGCCGCGCGACATCGCCTCCTTTGCCCGCGATTTCTACGCCAATATCAACCGCGATGGCCTGATCATCGACGTGCGCCGCAACCAGGGCGGCAATATCGATAGCTGGATCATCGAGAAGCTGCTGCGCAAGGCCTGGGCTTTCTGGGCTTCGCCGGTGAGCAAGCCGTCGACCAATATGCAGAGCACCTTCCGCGGCCATCTGGTGGTGCTGGTCGATGAGCTGACTTACTCCGACGGCGAGACCTTTGCCGCAGGCGTGAAGGCGCTCAAGCTTGGCCCGCTGGTTGGCAAGCGTACCGCTGGCGCGGGCGTCTGGCTCAGCGACCGCAATGGCCTGGCCGACAACGGCATGGTGCGCGCGGCTGAGAACGGCCAGTTCGGCATGGATGGGCAATGGCTGATCGAGGGTGTGGGCGTGGCGCCGGATGTGGAGGTGGAAAACCCGCCGCACGCCACCTTCAAAGGTCAGGACCGCCAGCTTGAAGTGGCGATCGACCTGCTGCAGAAGAAGCTGAAGGAGCAGCCGGTGCCGCCGCTGCGCCCACAGCAGATTCCTGCGCTGAACGCCGGCCAGCCTGCGGCAGCTGTTGCGCCAACTGCCGTGGCGCCTGTCTCCGGCAACTGGCGCTAG
- the clpA gene encoding ATP-dependent Clp protease ATP-binding subunit ClpA, with product MIAQELEVSLHMAFVEARQARHEFITVEHLLLALLDNPSAAEVLRACAVNIEDLRKTLTNFIGDNTPTVPGTGEVDTQPTLGFQRVIQRAIMHVQSASNGKKEVTGANVLVAIFGEKDSHAVYYLHQQGVTRLDVVNFISHGVRKDQQGDAAKASEGVDEGAPSEGQQKESPLDQFTQNLNKAASEGKIDPLIGREEEVDRVIQVLCRRRKNNPLLVGEAGVGKTAIAEGLAYRITQSDVPEVLSNAVVYSLDMGALLAGTKYRGDFEQRLKAVLKQLKDNPNGILFIDEIHTIIGAGSASGGTLDASNLLKPALANGQLKCIGATTFTEFRGVFEKDHALSRRFQKVDVNEPTVEQTVQILRGLKSRFEEHHGVKYSSSALSTAAELAARFINDRHLPDKAIDVIDEAGAAQRILPKSKQKKTIGKAEIEEIISKIARIPTQTVNQDDRSKLQTIDRDLRNVVFGQDPAIEALASAIKMSRAGLGKQDKPIGSFLFSGPTGVGKTEVAKQLAFILGIELIRFDMSEYMERHAVSRLIGAPPGYVGFDQGGLLTEAITKKPHAVLLLDEIEKAHPDIFNILLQVMDHGTLTDNNGRKADFRNVIIIMTTNAGAESLQKASIGFTNTKETGDEMADIKRMFTPEFRNRIDAIISFRALDEDIILRVVDKFLMQLEEQLHEKKVEAIFSEKLRKFLAKKGFDPLMGARPMSRLIQDMIRKALADELLFGRLVAGGKVTVDLDEKDQIKLDFPEPDAAPMPPPETVEVE from the coding sequence ATGATTGCGCAGGAATTAGAAGTAAGTTTGCACATGGCCTTTGTCGAAGCCCGGCAAGCGCGCCATGAATTCATCACGGTGGAGCACCTCCTGCTGGCGCTGCTGGATAATCCTTCGGCAGCCGAAGTGTTGCGCGCCTGCGCCGTCAACATCGAGGACTTGCGCAAGACCCTAACCAACTTTATTGGCGATAACACGCCAACCGTGCCCGGCACGGGCGAGGTGGACACCCAGCCGACGCTGGGCTTCCAGCGCGTGATCCAGCGCGCCATCATGCATGTGCAGTCCGCTTCCAACGGCAAGAAGGAAGTCACGGGCGCCAATGTGCTGGTGGCCATCTTCGGCGAAAAAGACTCGCACGCGGTGTACTACCTGCATCAGCAGGGCGTGACGCGCCTGGATGTGGTGAACTTCATCTCGCACGGCGTGCGCAAGGACCAGCAGGGCGATGCCGCCAAAGCCTCCGAAGGCGTGGACGAGGGCGCACCGAGCGAAGGCCAGCAGAAGGAAAGCCCGCTGGACCAGTTCACCCAGAACCTGAACAAGGCCGCTTCCGAAGGCAAGATCGATCCGCTGATCGGCCGCGAAGAGGAAGTGGACCGCGTGATCCAGGTCCTGTGCCGCCGCCGCAAAAACAACCCGCTGCTGGTGGGCGAGGCCGGTGTCGGCAAGACCGCCATCGCCGAAGGCCTGGCTTACCGCATCACCCAGAGCGACGTGCCGGAAGTGCTGTCGAATGCCGTGGTGTATTCGCTCGATATGGGCGCGCTGCTGGCCGGCACCAAGTACCGTGGCGACTTCGAGCAGCGCCTGAAGGCTGTGCTCAAGCAGCTCAAGGACAATCCGAACGGCATCCTGTTCATCGACGAGATCCACACCATCATCGGCGCCGGTTCGGCCTCGGGCGGCACGCTGGATGCATCGAATCTGCTGAAGCCGGCCCTGGCCAATGGCCAGCTGAAATGCATCGGCGCCACCACCTTCACCGAATTCCGTGGCGTGTTCGAAAAAGACCACGCGCTGTCGCGCCGTTTCCAAAAGGTCGACGTCAACGAGCCGACCGTGGAGCAGACCGTGCAGATCCTGCGCGGCCTGAAATCGCGCTTCGAAGAACACCATGGCGTGAAGTACTCCTCCTCGGCCCTGTCCACGGCGGCCGAACTGGCGGCGCGCTTCATCAATGACCGCCATCTGCCGGACAAGGCCATCGACGTGATCGACGAGGCGGGCGCGGCCCAGCGCATCCTGCCGAAATCGAAGCAGAAGAAAACCATCGGCAAGGCCGAGATCGAGGAAATCATTTCCAAGATCGCGCGCATCCCGACGCAAACCGTCAACCAGGACGACCGCAGCAAGCTGCAGACCATCGACCGCGACCTGCGCAATGTGGTGTTCGGCCAGGATCCGGCCATCGAAGCGCTGGCCTCGGCGATCAAGATGTCGCGCGCCGGCCTGGGCAAGCAGGACAAGCCGATCGGCTCCTTCCTGTTCTCCGGTCCCACCGGCGTCGGCAAGACCGAAGTGGCCAAGCAGCTCGCCTTCATCCTGGGTATTGAGCTGATCCGCTTCGACATGTCCGAATACATGGAGCGCCATGCGGTGAGCCGCCTGATCGGCGCGCCGCCGGGCTATGTCGGCTTTGACCAGGGCGGCCTGCTGACCGAGGCCATCACCAAGAAGCCGCACGCCGTGCTGCTGCTGGACGAAATCGAGAAAGCGCATCCGGACATCTTCAACATCCTGCTGCAGGTGATGGACCACGGCACGCTGACCGACAACAACGGCCGCAAGGCCGACTTCCGCAACGTGATCATCATCATGACCACGAACGCGGGCGCGGAAAGCCTGCAGAAAGCCTCGATCGGTTTCACCAACACCAAGGAAACCGGCGACGAGATGGCCGACATCAAGCGCATGTTCACGCCGGAGTTCCGCAACCGCATCGACGCCATCATCAGCTTCCGTGCGCTGGACGAGGACATCATCCTGCGCGTGGTCGACAAGTTCCTGATGCAGCTGGAAGAGCAGCTGCACGAGAAGAAAGTCGAAGCCATCTTCAGCGAGAAGTTGCGCAAGTTCCTGGCCAAGAAAGGCTTCGATCCGCTGATGGGCGCGCGTCCGATGTCGCGCCTGATCCAGGACATGATCCGCAAAGCCCTGGCCGACGAACTGCTGTTCGGCCGCCTGGTTGCCGGCGGCAAGGTGACGGTGGACCTGGACGAGAAAGACCAGATCAAACTGGACTTCCCCGAACCCGACGCCGCCCCGATGCCCCCGCCCGAAACGGTGGAAGTCGAATAA
- the clpS gene encoding ATP-dependent Clp protease adapter ClpS: MATKHDTETVLERQTLKPPPMYQVALLNDDYTPMEFVVAIIQEYFNKDRETATQIMLSVHRHGKGVCGVFSKDIASTKVEFVLTHARKAGHPLQCVMEEV; the protein is encoded by the coding sequence ATGGCAACCAAGCATGACACAGAAACAGTCCTGGAACGACAGACGCTGAAACCGCCGCCTATGTACCAGGTGGCGTTGCTGAATGACGACTATACCCCGATGGAATTCGTGGTCGCTATCATTCAAGAGTATTTCAACAAGGACCGCGAAACCGCGACGCAAATCATGTTGAGCGTCCACCGCCACGGCAAGGGAGTGTGCGGGGTGTTCTCAAAAGATATAGCTTCAACCAAAGTGGAGTTCGTTTTAACGCATGCACGCAAGGCAGGCCACCCCCTGCAATGTGTGATGGAGGAAGTATGA
- a CDS encoding cold-shock protein yields the protein MATGTVKWFNDSKGFGFITPDDGGEDLFAHFSAINMSGFKTLKEGQKVQFEVTQGPKGKQASNIQAN from the coding sequence ATGGCAACAGGTACCGTTAAGTGGTTCAATGACTCCAAAGGTTTTGGCTTCATCACTCCAGATGATGGCGGCGAGGATTTGTTCGCACACTTCTCCGCAATCAACATGAGCGGCTTCAAGACTCTCAAAGAAGGTCAAAAAGTTCAGTTCGAAGTCACGCAAGGCCCTAAAGGCAAGCAAGCTTCCAATATCCAGGCAAACTAA
- a CDS encoding citrate synthase family protein, with the protein MKKELSAAEAAQILGVSLPTLYSYVSRGLLVSSAREATGSKRYAHEEVLRLAARRADAKRAGHRVAAAMDWGVPVLETSICRIADGTLSYRGHDAIGLAANATLEDVACLLWGHADAGYFGAVLSQPVLPLPHGVGEDCTGLPPLERALALLPLLARHRPQGAAGDSFYADGAQLMRVLAGLLTGKAASAQPLHQQLAQAWGGDGVQADIIRAALVLLADHELNASTFAVRCVASTGASLAAALSAGLAALSGPRHGGGCEEARALLERALAAPDREAFLLDVCRGNEKAREIPGFAHPLYPAGDPRGRHLLGRLKQIPRKVPIIHELLNIGDTLTAHCAAQPNSDLALAIMEIGFGWPRGAGLSVFALARSAGWIAHAAEQLADGKLIRPRARYVGKFAPT; encoded by the coding sequence ATGAAAAAAGAATTGTCGGCGGCGGAGGCAGCGCAGATTCTCGGCGTCAGTCTGCCTACGCTGTACTCCTATGTCAGCCGCGGTCTGCTGGTGTCCAGCGCGCGCGAGGCCACCGGCAGCAAACGCTACGCACATGAGGAAGTGCTGCGCCTGGCGGCGCGGCGCGCTGATGCCAAGCGCGCCGGCCATCGCGTAGCGGCCGCGATGGATTGGGGCGTGCCGGTGCTGGAGACTTCGATCTGCCGCATCGCCGATGGCACGCTGTCCTATCGCGGTCACGATGCGATCGGTTTGGCTGCAAACGCAACGCTGGAAGACGTGGCCTGCCTGCTGTGGGGGCATGCTGATGCGGGATACTTTGGCGCTGTGCTGTCGCAGCCAGTACTGCCGCTTCCGCACGGCGTGGGCGAGGACTGCACCGGTCTGCCGCCGCTTGAGCGGGCGCTTGCGCTGCTGCCCCTGTTGGCGAGGCATCGGCCGCAAGGCGCAGCCGGCGACAGTTTTTATGCCGACGGCGCGCAGTTGATGCGGGTGCTTGCCGGCCTGCTGACCGGCAAAGCCGCCTCGGCCCAGCCCCTGCACCAGCAGCTGGCGCAAGCCTGGGGCGGGGATGGGGTGCAGGCCGACATCATCCGTGCCGCGCTGGTGCTGCTGGCCGACCATGAGCTGAACGCCTCCACCTTCGCGGTACGCTGCGTGGCCTCCACCGGCGCCAGCCTGGCGGCGGCGCTGAGCGCGGGACTGGCGGCGCTGTCCGGTCCGCGCCATGGCGGCGGCTGCGAAGAGGCGCGCGCTTTGCTGGAGCGGGCCTTGGCGGCGCCAGACCGGGAAGCTTTCCTGCTGGATGTTTGCCGCGGTAATGAAAAGGCAAGGGAAATTCCCGGCTTTGCCCACCCGCTCTATCCGGCTGGCGACCCGCGTGGCCGCCATCTGCTTGGGCGCTTAAAACAAATACCGAGGAAAGTTCCTATTATTCATGAACTGTTGAATATAGGAGACACTTTAACTGCCCATTGCGCTGCCCAGCCGAATTCCGACCTGGCGCTGGCGATAATGGAAATAGGGTTTGGCTGGCCGCGCGGCGCCGGACTCAGCGTGTTTGCCCTGGCCCGTTCGGCCGGCTGGATTGCCCATGCGGCCGAGCAGCTGGCCGATGGCAAGTTAATTCGCCCGCGCGCCCGCTATGTGGGCAAGTTTGCCCCCACGTGA
- a CDS encoding MFS transporter: protein MQAQSVSLFQPLRHRRFRQLWLANAAANLGTWTQTCAAAWTLASLTDSALAVALMPSAMYAPLFLFSLAAGLAADSFHRGRLLLIMSGFRMAAAAAMAFAVMAGYANATTVLLLTFALGCGNAFSLPAWQAATSTLVAHEEIGAAARLNNLSYNLSALLGPWLAGTLIEPLGAAPLFLANALSLSAMLWICWRWSRAGDEARATPAAPAQPAADALHRSSFSWAAFRLGIHSAWQARAYRRLLIQSGAIFFASIAYTALLPLFVRDTLRVAGSTYGLLMGAMGAGAVLSALLTGRLRACLPAAWLLAGALALFGAVLILLPFLRLWPLPLLAALAAGLAWSLIVTTLNGQAQSAFPEALRARTLSVYILAVAGAQAAGAAFWGALHEYVGLAITLPCAGVMLLACAILPFHLNIKEL from the coding sequence ATGCAAGCGCAATCCGTTTCCCTGTTCCAGCCTTTGCGGCACCGGCGCTTCCGCCAGCTCTGGCTCGCCAACGCCGCGGCCAACCTGGGAACGTGGACGCAAACCTGCGCCGCCGCGTGGACGCTGGCCTCCCTCACTGATTCCGCGCTGGCCGTGGCGCTGATGCCCAGCGCGATGTACGCGCCACTCTTCCTGTTCTCGCTGGCCGCCGGCCTGGCCGCCGACAGCTTCCACCGCGGCCGCCTGCTGCTGATCATGAGTGGCTTCAGAATGGCGGCGGCAGCGGCCATGGCGTTCGCGGTCATGGCCGGCTACGCCAACGCCACGACCGTACTGCTGCTGACCTTCGCGCTTGGCTGCGGCAATGCCTTCTCGCTGCCAGCCTGGCAGGCGGCCACGTCCACCCTGGTCGCGCACGAAGAGATCGGCGCGGCGGCAAGGCTGAATAATCTGAGCTACAACCTGTCCGCCCTGCTCGGCCCTTGGCTGGCGGGCACGCTGATCGAACCGCTGGGCGCCGCACCGCTATTCCTGGCGAACGCGCTATCCCTCAGCGCCATGCTGTGGATTTGCTGGCGCTGGAGCCGCGCCGGCGATGAGGCTCGCGCAACGCCGGCCGCTCCTGCCCAGCCTGCGGCGGATGCGCTCCATCGCTCGTCGTTCAGCTGGGCTGCCTTCCGGCTCGGCATCCACAGCGCATGGCAAGCCCGCGCCTACCGGCGGCTGCTGATCCAGTCCGGCGCCATCTTCTTCGCCTCGATCGCCTATACCGCCCTACTGCCGCTCTTCGTACGCGACACGCTGCGCGTGGCAGGCAGTACTTACGGCTTGCTGATGGGAGCCATGGGCGCAGGCGCCGTGCTGTCGGCCTTGCTGACCGGCCGCCTGCGCGCCTGCCTTCCCGCCGCGTGGCTGCTGGCGGGCGCACTGGCCTTGTTCGGCGCGGTGCTGATCCTGCTGCCGTTTCTGCGTCTCTGGCCATTGCCGCTGCTTGCCGCGCTGGCGGCGGGACTGGCGTGGTCGCTTATCGTCACCACGCTCAACGGACAGGCGCAATCGGCTTTTCCAGAAGCGCTGCGCGCCCGTACTCTGTCGGTCTACATCCTCGCGGTGGCTGGCGCACAAGCTGCCGGCGCGGCTTTCTGGGGCGCGCTGCATGAATACGTGGGCTTGGCCATCACCCTGCCCTGCGCCGGCGTCATGCTGCTGGCCTGCGCAATCCTACCCTTCCACCTCAACATCAAGGAACTATGA
- a CDS encoding GNAT family N-acetyltransferase codes for MNTVTIRTLRHDDDSALLDFELQNRAWFARHITARPADVYSPEGIVRHIEECLEAYRQGTMHPSLLLDASGAVVGRANLKDIDRHKASSEIGYRVAEQNTGGGLATLAVRHMLQLAREEWQLKMLEAYVTGHNPASARVLLKCGFTQGEYVEQLALVNGEMRDGHRYLFNLTA; via the coding sequence ATGAACACCGTCACCATCCGCACGCTGCGCCACGACGACGACTCCGCCCTACTCGACTTCGAACTGCAAAACCGCGCATGGTTCGCGCGCCACATCACCGCGCGGCCAGCCGATGTCTACTCACCTGAAGGCATCGTCCGCCACATCGAAGAATGCCTGGAAGCCTACCGGCAAGGCACCATGCATCCCAGCCTGCTGCTCGACGCCAGCGGCGCCGTGGTGGGACGCGCCAATCTGAAGGATATCGACCGTCACAAAGCCTCATCGGAAATCGGCTACCGCGTCGCCGAGCAAAATACCGGCGGCGGACTCGCCACGCTGGCCGTGCGTCATATGTTGCAGTTGGCGCGCGAGGAATGGCAGTTGAAAATGCTGGAGGCCTACGTCACCGGCCACAACCCCGCCTCCGCCCGCGTCCTGCTCAAATGCGGCTTCACGCAAGGCGAATACGTAGAGCAGCTTGCGCTGGTGAACGGAGAGATGCGGGACGGGCATCGCTATCTATTCAATCTGACTGCATGA
- a CDS encoding GNAT family N-acetyltransferase, whose product MGNIFSERLILRPWEAGDADALVRINADPRVTEFLLGPLSQAQAEEFIAAQSMQFAAHGTCLFAATLKESEELLGFIGVRRQTFDAPFAPCWEAAWRLAAPHWGRGYAGEGARAVLRHGFEQLGMAEVVAFTVPQNLRSRRVMEKVGMRYDPASDFAHPSLAPDHPLSQHVLYRISAREMSPQM is encoded by the coding sequence ATGGGAAACATCTTTAGTGAGCGTCTCATATTACGGCCTTGGGAGGCTGGAGATGCTGACGCGTTGGTGCGCATCAATGCCGATCCACGCGTGACGGAATTTTTACTTGGCCCCTTGTCGCAGGCTCAGGCCGAGGAGTTCATCGCGGCCCAGAGCATGCAGTTTGCGGCGCATGGCACCTGCCTGTTTGCCGCGACGTTAAAAGAGAGTGAAGAGCTGTTGGGCTTTATCGGCGTGCGCCGCCAGACCTTCGACGCGCCGTTTGCGCCTTGCTGGGAAGCGGCATGGCGCCTGGCCGCGCCGCACTGGGGCCGTGGTTACGCTGGCGAAGGCGCGCGGGCCGTATTGCGGCATGGTTTTGAGCAGCTGGGGATGGCGGAAGTGGTCGCCTTTACCGTGCCGCAGAACCTGCGCTCCCGTCGCGTGATGGAAAAAGTCGGCATGCGGTACGATCCGGCCAGTGACTTCGCGCATCCATCCCTCGCGCCTGATCATCCGCTATCGCAGCATGTGCTGTACCGGATTTCCGCGCGGGAAATGTCGCCGCAGATGTAG
- a CDS encoding type II toxin-antitoxin system MqsR family toxin: MEKGTPHCKLPRIKALIEAGQVTATASATISARALGINTLQGMCDVILSLTGADFYKSMTAHANHQIWQDVYHGRTADGIALYIKLTVIADVLIVSFKEL, translated from the coding sequence ATGGAAAAAGGCACACCGCATTGCAAGCTTCCCAGGATAAAAGCCCTGATCGAAGCCGGGCAAGTCACAGCAACCGCTAGCGCCACGATCAGCGCCCGCGCGCTCGGGATCAATACTTTGCAAGGGATGTGCGACGTAATTCTGTCGCTGACCGGCGCCGACTTTTACAAGAGCATGACTGCTCATGCAAACCACCAGATCTGGCAGGACGTGTACCACGGCAGGACGGCTGACGGAATCGCACTCTACATAAAGCTGACCGTGATTGCCGATGTATTAATCGTTTCGTTCAAGGAGCTGTGA
- a CDS encoding type II TA system antitoxin MqsA family protein, which produces MKNCPGCGAPSPAHATRDMPYTYKGQNTVIPAVRGYHCASCGEVTLDHDAVDRFSELLGEFQRKVNSELVDPAYILTVRRKLRLDQREAGEIFGGGANAFSRYETGKARPHISTIKLLKLLDRHPELLDEVRQ; this is translated from the coding sequence ATGAAGAATTGCCCCGGATGCGGCGCCCCCTCGCCAGCACATGCCACCCGTGATATGCCCTATACCTATAAAGGGCAGAACACAGTCATTCCTGCGGTGAGGGGCTACCACTGCGCCAGCTGCGGCGAGGTCACATTGGACCACGATGCCGTCGACCGGTTCAGCGAACTGCTAGGCGAATTCCAGCGCAAGGTAAACAGCGAGCTTGTTGATCCCGCCTACATTCTGACCGTGCGCCGAAAGCTGCGCCTCGATCAGCGGGAAGCAGGTGAAATTTTCGGCGGCGGCGCCAATGCCTTCTCCCGTTACGAAACAGGCAAAGCCCGGCCGCATATCTCCACCATCAAACTGCTAAAGCTGCTGGATCGGCATCCGGAACTGCTGGACGAGGTCCGGCAATAA